The following DNA comes from Candidatus Saccharibacteria bacterium.
CAATCTGCTCTCGACTATTACTGACCCGATTACTCCTGATCGAGCTCCCTAAAACCGTCCAAACTAACCTCAATTAGCTTGTCTGGTTTGAGATTATTGATAAATTCTCGATCATGTGAGATCGTTAGTACAGATCCTGGAAACTTTTGCAATGCTGATTCTAGAACATTAATAGTCTCAATATCTATATGATTAGTTGGCTCATCAAGTATCAAAAGATTTACTCCTTTGACCATATATCCAGCTAAGAGTAATCTGGCCTTTTGTCCAGGACTTAGGTCTTGAGCTAACTTCTGGGTAAGCTGATCATCAAATCCGAGTTTGGCTAAAAATTGACGTCCTTTGGTCTGATCCTTACCAGTTAAGATTGCAAAATTCTCAATCACTGCCCTATTAAGATCGGGCAAACTTTGATCCTGATCCATATAACCAATCGACAGGTTATCAGATAGCTCGAGGCTGCCTGAACTCGGCTTAATCTCTTGGTTGATTGCCATGATAAATGTCGATTTTCCTACGCCATTTGGACCAGTCAAGACAACCTTCTGTCCCCAGTTCAGGCTAAAATCTATTGGCCCGATACTGAATTGACCCCGTTTTAGCACTAAGTTCTTAGCAATGATTAAATTCTCAGCTGGCCTGCTAGCTGGAATAAACTCTAGATTCAATAACTCAACCTCAAATGGCTTCTTGACTGGATTACTCTCCAGATCATCAAGTCTTCGTTCCAAACTTTTCAAACCAGAAGCTTGACTTTTAGAAGCTCGGTCTGAACGCGCTTTATCCGCCATCTTGTCTGAATCTTTTGCCTGATTGATCTGTGTATTATTCTCCCTAAGCATTTGAATAGATTCTGTCAATTGATTGACTTCGGCAATATAGTGCTTATATAGCTTGACCTCTCTATTTCTCTCCTGCATTATATTGTCAAGATAATTTTGATATCCCGTAGAGTAAATCTGAATAGAATTATCCTGATCATCAAATTTTAAAACTTTTTTTGCAAGCTTACGCAACAATACACGATCGTGTGAAACAAAAACTATTGCAGATCCCGAATTGATCAAAAAATCTTCAAGCAAAACCAACCCAGACTGATCCAGATTGTTAGTAGGTTCATCAAGCAAAAAACAATCTTTTTTGCTCAAAAGTAGACTAGCTAAAGCTAGCTTGTGTCTCTGTCCACCAGATATCTGTCCGATTTCTAGCTCAAGATCAAGACCTTGTAACCCAACTTGTTCGATTACTCCACCAATCCTCGAATCAAAATCATAAACACCCAATCTCTCGACTTGATCCATTGCATCTTGATAAGCTTGATTGGCCTCTTCAGTCCCCTCACCTAAGGCTCCAATACTCTGATCTAGAGATTTTTGGGCTTGTTCTATACCGGTCAACTTTCTGAGAAATAGTCTACAGCTATCTTGCCAATATTGATCGAACTTCTGGGGCATGATACCAATAGTCCAGCCTCCTCTGATAATCAGCTGACCTTCATCTAGGCCCTGATTACCGGATAATACATTAAGAAGGGTTGATTTACCACTACCATTTTGCCCCACCAAGGCTAATTTCTCGCCCGGATGAATACGCAAATCCAAACCAGAAAGAATTGTTTGCTGGCCAAAAGATAAAAAGGCTGATTTTAGCTCTATCACAAAATCCTCCTAGATTTTAGTCTACCCAGACTTGATAAAAGAATAGTGTCAATTAATTGATTCGGTTGAAATTCCGACCTATAGTCTTTTCGTGAAAAGACTATTGCTCCCTAGAAAGGAGGTAATCCATCCGCACCTTCCGGTACGGATACCTTGTTACGACTTAACCCCAATCGCTGGTTTTACCTTAGGCCCATAAAATGGGACTTCGGGTACCCCCAACTTTCGTGATTTGACGGGCGGTGTGTACAAGACCCGAGAACGTATTCACGGCAATATGCTGACTTGCCATTACTAGCGATTCCGGCTTCATGAGGGCGAGTTTCAGCCCTCAATCCGAACTGAGACTAGTTTTAATAGGGATTTGCTCCATCTTTCGATTTGGCTGCCCGTTGTACTAGCCATTGTAGCGCGTGTGTGGCCCAAGGCGTAAGGGCCATGCAGACCTGGCGTCATCCTCACCTTCCTCTCCGTTACCGGAGCAGTCTCGCCAGAAATTATAACTGGCAATAAGGGTTGCGCTCGTTGCGGGACTTAACCCAACATCTCACGACACGAGCTGACGACGGCCATGCAACACCTGTCACTTGATTCCCCACACTGATTCTTCGATATTTATAAAAGTTAATATTATGCTATGCAATATTACTCTTACTTTCGAGGACCGCACCAATTCAATTAGCCCAAAGGCTAACTCAAAAAATCAGTGTGGGGCACTCCCATAGCTTTCGCTTAGGATTCCAAGGATGTCAAGCCTTGGTAAGGTTCTTCGCTTAGCATCGAATTAAACCACACGCTCCACCGCTTGTGCGGGTCCCCGTCAATTCCTTTGAGTTTTAAGCTTGCGCTCGTACTCCCCAGGCGGCACACTTAATGCGTTAGCTACGAGAACCGAAGGGGTCGAAGCCCCCAGCTCCTAGTGTGCATCGTTTACGGCATGGACTACCGGGGTATCTAATCCCGATCGCTACCCATGCTTTCGTCCCTGAGCGTCAGGTACGGCCCAGTAAGCTGCCTTCGCCATTGGTGTTCTTGGTAATATCTACGCATTTCACCGCTACACTACCAATTCCGCTTACCTCTACCGACCTCTAGTTAAGTAGTATGGAGTACAGTCTATACCGTTAAGCGGCAAGATTTCGCACTCCACTGGCTTAACCGCCTGCGGACGCTTTACGCCCAGTAATTCCGGATAACGCTTGGGCCCTACGTATTACCGCGGCTGCTGGCACGTAGTTAGCCGGCCCTTATTCTTAGTCTACCGTCATAATCTTCGACTACAAAAGCAGTTTACACTCCGAAAAGCTTCATCCTGCACGCGGCATTGCTCCATCAGGCTTTCGCCCATTGTGGAATATTCCCTACTGCTGCCTCCCGTAGGAGTCTGGGCCGTATCTCAGTCCCAGTGTGGCTGGTCATCCTCTCAGACCAGCTACTGATCATCGCCTTGGTAGGCCATTACCCTACCAACAAACTAATCAGACGCAGGCTCGTCCTCTAGCGCCCGAAGGCTTTACTTCCGAAGAAGCACATGCGGTATTAGCTCACCTTTCGGCAAGTTATTCCCCACTAAAGGGTTGATTCCTACGCGTTACTCACCCGTCCGCCACTCTCAAGAAGATTACTTAGCACCTGAGTATTCAGGTAATAAGTAATCAAAATGAGCGTTCGACTTGCATGTATTAGGCATGCCGCCAGCGTTCATCCTGAGCCAGGATCAAACTCTCCAAAAAGAATTTGCAAAAATGTTTAATCCCGAATCATTACTTGTTGACTCTTATTGCGAAGAGTCCTCAAAATCAATTGACACTATTCAATTATCAAGA
Coding sequences within:
- a CDS encoding ABC-F family ATP-binding cassette domain-containing protein; amino-acid sequence: MIELKSAFLSFGQQTILSGLDLRIHPGEKLALVGQNGSGKSTLLNVLSGNQGLDEGQLIIRGGWTIGIMPQKFDQYWQDSCRLFLRKLTGIEQAQKSLDQSIGALGEGTEEANQAYQDAMDQVERLGVYDFDSRIGGVIEQVGLQGLDLELEIGQISGGQRHKLALASLLLSKKDCFLLDEPTNNLDQSGLVLLEDFLINSGSAIVFVSHDRVLLRKLAKKVLKFDDQDNSIQIYSTGYQNYLDNIMQERNREVKLYKHYIAEVNQLTESIQMLRENNTQINQAKDSDKMADKARSDRASKSQASGLKSLERRLDDLESNPVKKPFEVELLNLEFIPASRPAENLIIAKNLVLKRGQFSIGPIDFSLNWGQKVVLTGPNGVGKSTFIMAINQEIKPSSGSLELSDNLSIGYMDQDQSLPDLNRAVIENFAILTGKDQTKGRQFLAKLGFDDQLTQKLAQDLSPGQKARLLLAGYMVKGVNLLILDEPTNHIDIETINVLESALQKFPGSVLTISHDREFINNLKPDKLIEVSLDGFRELDQE